The DNA region GGCCCTGGACCCCGGCTCGGGCGAGGAGCCGGGGCGGGGCACGCCGGGCCGCGCAGGGCGCGGACAGCAGGTCGCCTGACCCGCGGGGGTCAGCTGCCCCGGGCGAGGCGCTCGAGCAGGGCCACCCCGAAGTGCACGCCGTACTCGAAGTCGGCGCGGCGGACGTTCTCGTTCGGGGCGTGCGCCCGGCCGCCGCTGTTCCCGATGCCCATGGCGACGCACGGCAGGCCGCCCAGCGCGTCCATGAAGGGGAACATGGGGCCGCTGCCGCCGCTGCTGGGGTTCACGATGGGGTCGTGCCCGGACGCCTCGCGCGCGGCGGCCAGGCAGGCCTGCACGAAGGGGTGGCCGGCGTCGGCGCGGGCGGGGTGCTGGTGCGTTTCCAGTTCCACGATCTGGATGTCGTCCAGGCCCTGGGCGTTCAGGTGGGCGCGCAGCAGCTCCACGACGCGGGCGGGGTCCTGGCCGGGCACCAGTCGGAAGTCCAGTTTCACGAAACCCTCGGCGGGCAGCACGGTCTTGCTGCCCGCGCCCTGGTACCCGCCGCCCCAGCCGTTCACGTTCACGACCGGCATCAGGTTCAGGCGGTGGTGGTACTCGGGCGGGGTGCCCAGCGGCCGGGTGACGGCGTACGTGCCGTAGGTGCTCTCGCCGTGCCCGGGCACGCGGCGGATGGCGTCCAGGTCCGCGTCGCTGGGGGCGTGCAGGCCGTCCAGGAAGCCGGGGATGGTGACGCGGCCCACCTCGTCGCGGATGCTGGCGACCGCGCGGGCGAGGCGGTAGAGGGGGTTGTCCACCACCGCCCCCAGGCTGCTGTGCAGGTCGCTCGCCGCCACCCGGCACCGCAGCTCCACAGCGAGGATCCCTTTCAGGCCCAGGTAGGCGATGGGGCGGCCCTCGTCGGTGCGGCTGCCGAACTCCCACCAGCAGCCGTCGGCGTGCAGGTGCTCGGCCTGTTCCCGGACCACGCGGTCCAGGCTGGGGCTGCCCACCTCCTCCTCCCCCTCGATCAGCCACCGCACCCTCAGCGGCAGCCGTCCCCCATGCCGGGCCTTGACCGCCCGCACCGCCGCCAGCCGGGAGGCGAACTCGCCCTTGTCGTCACTCGCCCCGCGGCCGTACAGCCGCCCGTCCCTCTCGGTCAGCTCGAACGGTGGGCTGTCCCACAGCGCCAGGGGGTCCTCGGGCTGAACGTCGTAGTGGTTGTAGATCAGCAGGGTGGCGGGCCCTTCGCCGGCCTCGGCGATCAGGACCGGGGCGACGTCCCCAGGGACCTCGTGGACAGTGAAGCCCTCGGTTTCGAGGAGGGCACGGAC from Deinococcus ficus includes:
- a CDS encoding M20/M25/M40 family metallo-hydrolase gives rise to the protein MTTPHLPDDLTVHIERGLADLRDLVALPSVSAQGRMLPETAAAVRALLETEGFTVHEVPGDVAPVLIAEAGEGPATLLIYNHYDVQPEDPLALWDSPPFELTERDGRLYGRGASDDKGEFASRLAAVRAVKARHGGRLPLRVRWLIEGEEEVGSPSLDRVVREQAEHLHADGCWWEFGSRTDEGRPIAYLGLKGILAVELRCRVAASDLHSSLGAVVDNPLYRLARAVASIRDEVGRVTIPGFLDGLHAPSDADLDAIRRVPGHGESTYGTYAVTRPLGTPPEYHHRLNLMPVVNVNGWGGGYQGAGSKTVLPAEGFVKLDFRLVPGQDPARVVELLRAHLNAQGLDDIQIVELETHQHPARADAGHPFVQACLAAAREASGHDPIVNPSSGGSGPMFPFMDALGGLPCVAMGIGNSGGRAHAPNENVRRADFEYGVHFGVALLERLARGS